The Desulfobaculum xiamenense DNA window TAGACCGTACGGGGAGCGAACCGCTCACCATGTTCGGCCTCCTTCACCGTAAGCGCGCACACGCCATCAAGGCGCTTGGCAAAGGGGCCGGTGAAGGCTGCGGGCATATGTTGGGCGATAAGAATGCCCGCGGGAAGATCGGCAGGAAGCTGCGACAGCACCTTCTGCACGGCCGGCGGCCCTCCGGTGGATACGCCAATGGCGATGACATCACGCTTGAGGGTTCCAGTGGTCCGCACCACAGGGCTGGGGCGGGTCGGCGTAGCGGCCGCAGCGCGCGGACGAACCGGAGTGGGCACCCGAAACGTTCGGCGGGCCACGGTCCGCACCTTCGTGCGCAAGTCCTCTTCTATCTTGATGATATCAAGCGACACCTTCGAAAGCTGCTTGGGGATGAAGTCCACCGCGCCAAGCTCCATCGCCTTGAGGGTCGCCTCGGCCCCCTCGGTGGTCAGCGAACTGACCATGAGCACCGGCCTCGGCATCTCCATCATTATGTGCCGCAAAGCGGTCAGGCCGTCCATGCGGGGCATTTCGATATCCAGCGTCACCACGTCGGGCTGATGGCGACGGATCATCTCGAGCCCTTCCTCGCCATTGCGCGCGGTGGCAACCACGCGAATGTCGGGGTCCTTCTCGAGCATGGTCTGAATGGCCTTCCGCATGAAGGCGGAGTCATCAACGACAACTACCGTAACCACGTCAGGAACTCCTTTTCGGCAGCAGGCGCAGAACACATCCCCCGGCAAGGACAACGAAGCCGAGTCCGTGGGAGAATCGTACCATGCTTTCCGCATCAATCACAGTGAACTGGGTCAAGAAAACGATGTAAAAGAAATACGCACCAAGGACAACAGCGAATTTACGCAGCTTTTTCCTCTGCGCACCGCATGGAATCTCGGTATTGGCATCGGGTCGGCATTGGTCATTCAACCGCCGGAACGCGCAGTATTACCACCATCCAAACGCACCCAACTCCGCAACCCACTGTGATTTATCAATTTCGCACCAAAATCACCACTTCTCAAGCGACTCAACGGTCCCCATCCCCCACCTTCTCCGAATACCCCTTCACCACGCGTTATCGCCTCCACCCCACCGAACCGCTTTTTTTCAGACAAATCGAAAAAAGTGCTTGCCAAACAGGAACGAAACCCTTAATTCCCTTCCTCGCAACGACAAACGGGATGTGGCTCAGTCTGGTAGAGCGCTGCGTTCGGGACGCAGAGACCGCGTGTTCAAATCACGCCATCCCGACCAGAAAATACAGGGACTTAGAGTTTAGCTCTAAGTCCCTTTTCTTTTTGTTCACATTTTCTGTTCACATATCCACGCGCCCTACGCGATTACCGCCGACTGTAGCTTGAACCACTGCGCACCATCATACACCGCGAAGATTCCGAGAGTTTCGACATAGACTATCCGGGTCTTGAGCGGCAAATGGTTGCAGTTGATTTAACACTTTGTCGCACCAGACTTGGCACTCGAATCAGACCTGCCCTCCCCACCAATTCGGCCCCACCTCTGGCACGCCTTGCGACCTCGAAGTCACAGGGCGACAACGCCACGCGAACAACGCAGCTAGCGAACAGATTCCACCCTGCCCTTGGGGTGACGTGCTGGCTTTTTCAGGAACGCCGCTTGTACTGATCGCAAAAGCAGAGTAAATTATTCA harbors:
- a CDS encoding chemotaxis-specific protein-glutamate methyltransferase CheB produces the protein MVTVVVVDDSAFMRKAIQTMLEKDPDIRVVATARNGEEGLEMIRRHQPDVVTLDIEMPRMDGLTALRHIMMEMPRPVLMVSSLTTEGAEATLKAMELGAVDFIPKQLSKVSLDIIKIEEDLRTKVRTVARRTFRVPTPVRPRAAAATPTRPSPVVRTTGTLKRDVIAIGVSTGGPPAVQKVLSQLPADLPAGILIAQHMPAAFTGPFAKRLDGVCALTVKEAEHGERFAPRTVYVAPGGKHLRIDQKISRIEVIVSEKPTEALYKPSANELMASVAEGVGRRALGVILTGMGNDGMEGMKVLKQRGGRALAQSDATCVVYGMPKAIVDAGLADEIVDIDDMAQAIVDNLYK